In the genome of Bacteroides mediterraneensis, the window AGCTTTCTTTTCGCTGCCGCGTGTCCGTTATCGCCCGGGAGTGCGTTGGGGGCTGTCACGGAAAACGGCCTTGGATGTGTATTACTGCCGGCAGTACGATGTGAAGCGATGTCTGAATGTGATGGGAATCAATCTGGAAATAAAATTATAAAAGAATTATAGACATGAATTTTTTGGAACTGGTAAAACAACGTCATTCCGTGCGGAGTTATGAACCCCGTGCGGTAGAGAAAGAAAAACTGGATTATGTGATGGAATGTGTGCGGATGGCTCCTTCGGCCGTGAATTTTCAGCCGTGGAAGTTTGCGGTGGTGACCGATGAGCCTCGGTTGTCGCAGCTGAAAAAGGCTTATCCGAGGGAATGGATATCCAATGTGCCTTGCCTCATTGTGGCGTGTGTCAATCACGAGGAATCATGGCATCGCAAGTCGGACGGGAAAGACCATGCCGACATTGACGTGGCTATTGCTGTGGAGCACCTTTGCCTGGCAGCCACAGAGCAGGGACTGGGCACCTGCTGGGTATGCAATTTTGACGTACCTCTTTGCCGGGAAGTGCTTCAGTTGCCTGCCCATATAGAGCCTGCGGTACTGATTCCGGTGGGCTATTCTGCCGAACAGGAAATGTCAGCTAAGAAGCGCAAATCCTTGGATGAGATTTTATTTTGATAGTAATATGGTAGGTTTGTAAACAAAATATCAAATATTTAACGAGTTTTAGCTACGATATTTGCTTGAAATTTCTACTTTTGGGACGCTCTTCGGAACTTGGTTTTCTGAAGAGCGCCTTTTTATATACATTCAAATTAGTTGAAAAATGGAAAACTTTGAACTGGGATTATTGCTGATGGTGGTTGGAATGGTCACTGTCTTCGTAATTCTGCTCATCGTTATCTGGTTAAGCCAACTTCTGATTTCCGTTGTCAATAAAGTAGCTCCAGAGGAAACTCCGAAAAAGAAAAACACTTCATCGGGAGCATCTACTGATGCAGGTGCAATGGATGCTATCAAGGCAGCCGTCGACATTTTGACAGCCGGAAAAGGCCAGGTAATAAAAGTAGAAAAGTTGCAGTAGTCCGTTAGAAAAACACGCATGTAGAATCATGGAACAGAAAGAAGTCAAATTTAGTTTGGTTTTCCGCGATATGTGGCAGAGTGCCGGAAAATACGTACCGCGTGTAGACCAGTTGGTAAAGGTGGCCCCAGCCATTATTGAAATGGGGTGTTTCGCCCGTGTAGAGACAAACGGGGGAGGTTTTGAACAAGTTAACCTGTTGTTCGGGGAGAATCCGAACAAGGCTGTCCGCGAGTGGACAAAGCCTTTTCACGAGGCCGGTATTCAGACGCACATGCTCGACCGTGCGCTGAACGGTTTGCGAATGAGTCCGGTGCCTGCCGATGTACGAAAATTGTTCTATAAAGTCAAGAAAGCACAGGGTACGGATATTACCCGTACGTTCTGCGGATTGAACGATGTGCGCAACATTATCCCTTCTATCGGCTATGCACACGATGCCGGCATGATTTCACAGTGCTGTCTTTGCATCACTTATTCTCCGATTCATACCGTAGAATATTACCTGGATATGGCCAAGAAGCTGATTGATGCAGGCTGCGATGAAATCTGTATCAAGGATATGGCTGGTATCGGCCGTCCGGTGTTCCTGGGTAAATTGGTGGCCGGCATCAAGAAAATCAAGGATATCACGATTCAGTATCACTCACATGCGGGACCCGGTTTCAACATGGCTTCTATCCTGGAAGTCTGCAAGGCCGGTTGCGATTACGTGGATGTAGGTATGGATCCGTTGTCTTGGGGAACCGGACATGCGGATGTCATCAGTGTGCAGGCCATGCTGAAGGATGCGGGCTTCAAGGTGCCGGAAATCAACATGCAGGCTTACATGAAGGTGCGCTCACTGATTCAGGAATTCATGGACGACTTCCTGGGCTTGTACATCAGTCCGAGAAACCGCTTGATGAACTCTCTGCTCATCGGACCGGGACTGCCGGGCGGTATGATGGGAAGTTTGATGGCCGACCTGGATACCAACCTGGAATCTATCAACAAATATAAGGCAAAACGGAACCTGCCGTTCATGACACAGGATGAACTGCTGATTAAGTTGTTCGACGAAGTGGCTTACGTATGGCCGCGTGTAGGTTATCCGTGTCTGGTCACTCCGTTCAGCCAGTATGTGAAGAACCTGGCCATGATGAACGTCATTCAGATGGAAAAAGGCAAGGAACGCTGGGGCATGATTGCCGATGATATTTGGGACATGATTCTGGGCAAGGCCGGACAGCTTCCGGGCAAACTGGCTCCTGAAATCGTGGAAAAGGCAGAACGCGAAGGCCGCAAGTTCTTCACGGGTAACCCACAGGACAACTATCCTGACCAGCTGGAGAAATATCGCCAGATGATGTGGGAAAAGAAATGGGAAACCGGACAGGACGACGAGGAACTCTTCGAATATGCCATGCATCCGGCTCAGTATGAAGCCTACAAGAGCGGAAAGGCCAAGGCCGACTTCCTGGAAGACGTGAAGAAACGTCGTGAAGCCAAGGAAGAAGTCCACATGGCCAACGACCAGACCAAGGTATTGACGGTAGACGTCAACGGTCAGGCTTATCGGGTAACGGTAGCCTTTGGTGATGTCAATCCGGCCAAACTGGCAGGTCAGGCAGGTGCAGAAGCCGCTCCGGCTGCGCAGGTACCGGCTGGCGAAGGAAAGGAAATCCTCTCTCCGCTGGAAGGTAAGTTCTTCCTGACAAAAGGTGCGCAGGAAACTCCGGTGAAAGTGGGTGACAAGGTAAATAAAGGTGACGTGATTTGCTACGTGGAGGCAATGAAGACTTACAATGCCATCCGTGCAGAATTCAGTGGAACGGTGACCGCCATTTGTGTAAATTCCGGTGATTCCGTATCAGAAGATGACGTATTAATGAAGATTTTGTGATGGAAGAGATATTAGAAAGATTATATGATATGACCGCTTTCAGCAACATTGCTGCTGACCCGCGGTTTCTCATCATGTATGCCATCGCTTTCGTCCTGCTCTATCTGGGTATCAAGAAACAGTATGAACCGCTGTTGCTGGTGCCCATCGCTTTCGGTGTGTTGCTGGCCAACTTCCCGGGAGGCGACATGGGAGTGGTGCAGGCCGACGAGAACGGAATGGTCATGGTGAACGGTGTGATGAAGAACATCTGGGAAATGCCGCTGCATGAGATTGCGCACGACCTGGGACTGATGAACTTCATTTATTATATGTTGATTAAGACGGGATTCCTGCCTCCGATTATTTTCATGGGTGTGGGTGCGCTGACCGACTTTGGTCCGATGTTGCGTAATCTTCGTCTTTCTATTTTCGGCGCGGCTGCCCAGCTGGGTATTTTTGCCGTACTGCTGGTTTCTATCCTGATGGGCTTCACTCCGAAGGAAGCTGCCTCTCTGGGTATCATCGGAGGTGCCGACGGTCCGACAGCCATCTTTACTACCATTAAGCTGGCTCCGCACTTGCTGGGTCCGATTGCCATTGCGGCTTATTCTTATATGGCCTTGGTACCGGTTATCGTACCGCTGGTGGTACGTATCTGGTGTACGAAGAAGGAGCTGTCCATCAACATGAAGGAACAGGAGAAGAAATATCCTTCGAAGACGGAAATCAAGAACCTGCGGGTGCTGAAAATCATTTTCCCGATTGCATGTACCACGATTGTGGCCTTGTTCGTACCGAGTGCAGTGCCCTTGATTGGTATGCTGATGTTCGGTAACCTGGTGAAGGAAATCGGCAGCAACACTTCCCGTTTGTTTGATGCCGCTTCCAACAGCATCATGAATGCGGCTACCATCTTCCTGGGTATCTCCGTAGGAGCAACCATGACGACCGACGCTTTTCTGAACTGGACAACCATCGGTATCGTGATTGGTGGTTTCCTGGCATTTGCCTTGTCAATCTCAGGTGGTATCTTGTTTGTGAAGGTAGTCAACCTCTTCACCAAGAAGAAAATCAATCCGCTGATTGGAGCTACCGGATTGAGTGCCGTGCCGATGGCCAGCCGTGTAGCCAATGAAATTGCCTTGAAATACGATCCGAAGAACCATGTGCTGCAATACTGCATGGCAAGTAATATTTCCGGTGTAATCGGTTCAGCTGTAGCTGCAGGTGTGCTGATTTCTTTCCTCGGATAATAGGACAGGATTCTGATTATAGGCGAGATTCCAAAGAGTGTGACAGAAAAAACGCTCTTTGGAATCTTTTTTTGTCATTTTGCCTCACTTTCTTTGTCGATTCTTTTCTGATAAGCAAACTATTTCCCATTTTTGCAGAAAACACAAGAATGACTTAATTCAACGTATGAAAGCTAACCTTTTTAACCTGTATCTGATTTTTTCCCTGTTGTTCGTTGCTTGCCAGAAGGAAGCAGCGGTGATTCCGTTTGAAAATGTTACGGAAAGTGTCACGTTGCCGTCGGTGGAAGGAGATGAGGCTTCAATATCTTTCATTTGTTCCGGCACATGGAATGCAACTACGGATGCCACATGGCTGACTCTTTCTCCTCTTTCCGGAAGAGCAGGAGAAAGAAAAGTGACGGTCAGGGTGGTTTCGGAGAATAACTCCAACCGACCGCGGGAGGCTAAAGTGAGGCTGACATCCGGAGATGCGGTTTATGAAGTGTCCGTATTTCAGGAAGTGGGCGATTATGTGTTGCCCGAACAAGGGGAGTATCTGGCGAAGGTGGATGGAGAAAGTCTTGTCATCCGCTTCGAATCGAATGTAGAGATGAAAGATTTGCGGATATATACTCCTTCTGAGCCCGAGAACTGGCTGCGGAAAGAAATATCGACCCGGGCAGTTCCGGCGGGAAAACATGAGGTTGTATTGAATGTGGCTCCCAATAAAGGAGGGATGTCTCGTTCGGCTTATTTGCTGTTTATGAAAGAAGCCAGTGGGACTCAGAAGAAGCTGGCTACTGTCAAGATTTCTCAACTGGGCGGTCAGGTGCTGGAGTCGGTAGATTTTTCAGCAGACGGGAAAGTGGATGTTTTGCAGAAACACACAGAAGGTAAAGGCATACCGGTTGTCTTGATGGGAGATGGATTTGTGGACCAGGAAATAGCGGACGGCATTTACCGGAGGGTAATGGAAACGGCAATGGAGAATTTGTTTTCTGAAGAACCGATAAGGTCGCTTAGGGCTTATTTTGATGTGTTTATGGTTCAGGCCGTGTCCGAAAACAATGATTTTGGAATGGGCTATCAAACGGCATTCAGCTGTAGGTTGGCAGGAGGAAAAGCCGCGACGATTACAGGAGACGACAGCTCTGTACAGGTTTATGTGAGAAAGGCACTGAAGCAAACGGAAAAGAAAAACAGTCTGGCAGTGGTTGTGCTCAACACTTCGGCTTATGCGGGAACCACATATTTCGGCTATCAGGATGGGAAAGGTAAGTTCGTGGAGTTTGCCATAGCTTATTGTCCGGTGGTTGAGAATCTGCAAAGCGAATCATTCCGCCGGGTATTGGTGCATGAGGCGGTGGGGCATGGGCTTGGAAAATTGGAGGATGAATATTCTTATCCGGAGAAAGGCAGTATTTCTACGCTTGAGATGCAGAAAATAAAGGTCATGCAGGCCAATGGCTGGTCGCAGAATGTGGATTTTACGGTGGAAGCGGATTCGGTATGCTGGGCTTCTTTCCTGAAGGATTCCCGTTATCAGGACGATGCTCTTGGAGTATATGAAGGCGGTTGTACATATCCTAAAGGAGTTTATCGTTCGTCGGATGACAGCATGATGAACTCAACGGCATGTGGGTTTAACGCCCCTTCCCGCAAGGCTCTTTATGACAAGGTGATGAAGCTGGGAAAAGGAATGGAACAGGTGGCATGGGAGGACTTTGTGGCGTTCGACAGGTGGCATCTTCCGGAAAGTAAACCTACCCGTTCGGCGCAGGCTGTGGAGCGGCTGGCTCGTCCGGTGTGGACAGGGAAGAAACTTCTTGATTAATTTTTATATAGATGTTTGCTGATGACGCTGAGGAATTCCTTGCCGTATTTTTCTTTCTTGAATTCACCTATGCCGCTGATTTCGCCAAACTCTTCGATGGTTTCCGGCTTTCTGAGTGCCAGCAGGTGCAGTGTTTTGTCGGATAGCACAATGTAGGCAGGAATAGCCAGCTGGTCGGCCAGCTTTTTCCGAAGCAGCCGGAGGGATTCGAACAATTCTGCATCTTCTTCTTCGAATACGGTTGAGACGAACAACGGTGCCGGA includes:
- a CDS encoding sodium ion-translocating decarboxylase subunit beta, with product MEEILERLYDMTAFSNIAADPRFLIMYAIAFVLLYLGIKKQYEPLLLVPIAFGVLLANFPGGDMGVVQADENGMVMVNGVMKNIWEMPLHEIAHDLGLMNFIYYMLIKTGFLPPIIFMGVGALTDFGPMLRNLRLSIFGAAAQLGIFAVLLVSILMGFTPKEAASLGIIGGADGPTAIFTTIKLAPHLLGPIAIAAYSYMALVPVIVPLVVRIWCTKKELSINMKEQEKKYPSKTEIKNLRVLKIIFPIACTTIVALFVPSAVPLIGMLMFGNLVKEIGSNTSRLFDAASNSIMNAATIFLGISVGATMTTDAFLNWTTIGIVIGGFLAFALSISGGILFVKVVNLFTKKKINPLIGATGLSAVPMASRVANEIALKYDPKNHVLQYCMASNISGVIGSAVAAGVLISFLG
- a CDS encoding biotin/lipoyl-containing protein produces the protein MEQKEVKFSLVFRDMWQSAGKYVPRVDQLVKVAPAIIEMGCFARVETNGGGFEQVNLLFGENPNKAVREWTKPFHEAGIQTHMLDRALNGLRMSPVPADVRKLFYKVKKAQGTDITRTFCGLNDVRNIIPSIGYAHDAGMISQCCLCITYSPIHTVEYYLDMAKKLIDAGCDEICIKDMAGIGRPVFLGKLVAGIKKIKDITIQYHSHAGPGFNMASILEVCKAGCDYVDVGMDPLSWGTGHADVISVQAMLKDAGFKVPEINMQAYMKVRSLIQEFMDDFLGLYISPRNRLMNSLLIGPGLPGGMMGSLMADLDTNLESINKYKAKRNLPFMTQDELLIKLFDEVAYVWPRVGYPCLVTPFSQYVKNLAMMNVIQMEKGKERWGMIADDIWDMILGKAGQLPGKLAPEIVEKAEREGRKFFTGNPQDNYPDQLEKYRQMMWEKKWETGQDDEELFEYAMHPAQYEAYKSGKAKADFLEDVKKRREAKEEVHMANDQTKVLTVDVNGQAYRVTVAFGDVNPAKLAGQAGAEAAPAAQVPAGEGKEILSPLEGKFFLTKGAQETPVKVGDKVNKGDVICYVEAMKTYNAIRAEFSGTVTAICVNSGDSVSEDDVLMKIL
- a CDS encoding OadG family protein gives rise to the protein MENFELGLLLMVVGMVTVFVILLIVIWLSQLLISVVNKVAPEETPKKKNTSSGASTDAGAMDAIKAAVDILTAGKGQVIKVEKLQ
- a CDS encoding nitroreductase family protein, translated to MNFLELVKQRHSVRSYEPRAVEKEKLDYVMECVRMAPSAVNFQPWKFAVVTDEPRLSQLKKAYPREWISNVPCLIVACVNHEESWHRKSDGKDHADIDVAIAVEHLCLAATEQGLGTCWVCNFDVPLCREVLQLPAHIEPAVLIPVGYSAEQEMSAKKRKSLDEILF
- a CDS encoding M64 family metallopeptidase, which encodes MKANLFNLYLIFSLLFVACQKEAAVIPFENVTESVTLPSVEGDEASISFICSGTWNATTDATWLTLSPLSGRAGERKVTVRVVSENNSNRPREAKVRLTSGDAVYEVSVFQEVGDYVLPEQGEYLAKVDGESLVIRFESNVEMKDLRIYTPSEPENWLRKEISTRAVPAGKHEVVLNVAPNKGGMSRSAYLLFMKEASGTQKKLATVKISQLGGQVLESVDFSADGKVDVLQKHTEGKGIPVVLMGDGFVDQEIADGIYRRVMETAMENLFSEEPIRSLRAYFDVFMVQAVSENNDFGMGYQTAFSCRLAGGKAATITGDDSSVQVYVRKALKQTEKKNSLAVVVLNTSAYAGTTYFGYQDGKGKFVEFAIAYCPVVENLQSESFRRVLVHEAVGHGLGKLEDEYSYPEKGSISTLEMQKIKVMQANGWSQNVDFTVEADSVCWASFLKDSRYQDDALGVYEGGCTYPKGVYRSSDDSMMNSTACGFNAPSRKALYDKVMKLGKGMEQVAWEDFVAFDRWHLPESKPTRSAQAVERLARPVWTGKKLLD